In the Hevea brasiliensis isolate MT/VB/25A 57/8 unplaced genomic scaffold, ASM3005281v1 Scaf348, whole genome shotgun sequence genome, one interval contains:
- the LOC131177197 gene encoding peroxidase 25-like, with amino-acid sequence MWLLVFLVILVVGLPVQGQLRNGFYAFPCPQAEAIVRSTVEAHFQKDPTIAAGLLRLHFHDCFVQGCDGSVLITGSSAERNALPNLGLRGFEVIDDAKSQLEASCPGVVSCADILALAARDAVDLSDGPSWAVPTGRKDGRISSSSHASNLPSPLDSIATQKQKFAAKGLDDHDLVTLVGAHTIGQTDCIFFRYRLYNFTTTGNADPTINQSFLRQLQALCPQNGDGSKKVALDKDSQTKFDASFFKNVRDGNGVLESDQRLWDDASTHNIVQNYAGDIRGLLGFRFDFDFSKAMIKMSSIEVKTGSDGDIRKVCSKFN; translated from the exons ATGTGGTTGTTGGTTTTTCTGGTGATTTTAGTGGTGGGTTTGCCTGTTCAAGGCCAATTGAGAAATGGGTTTTATGCCTTTCCATGTCCACAGGCTGAGGCTATAGTCAGGTCCACTGTTGAAGCACACTTCCAAAAGGATCCAACCATTGCAGCTGGATTGCTGAGGCTTCATTTCCATGACTGCTTTGTTCAG GGCTGTGATGGCTCAGTGTTAATTACAGGGTCTTCTGCAGAGAGAAATGCATTGCCAAACCTAGGACTAAGAGGATTTGAAGTGATTGACGATGCTAAATCACAGTTAGAGGCGTCGTGCCCTGGTGTGGTCTCCTGTGCTGACATACTAGCTCTGGCTGCCCGTGATGCTGTAGACTTG AGTGATGGTCCGAGTTGGGCAGTCCCAACTGGTAGAAAAGATGGTAGAATCTCATCATCCTCCCATGCCTCAAATTTGCCTTCACCTCTTGATTCCATCGCCACTCAGAAACAAAAATTTGCAGCAAAAGGCCTTGACGATCACGATCTCGTAACCTTAGTAG GGGCACATACCATAGGCCAAACGGACTGCATATTCTTCAGATATCGGCTATATAATTTCACAACAACAGGCAATGCAGACCCAACAATAAACCAATCATTCCTGAGACAACTCCAAGCCCTTTGTCCCCAAAATGGAGATGGGTCGAAAAAGGTTGCATTAGACAAAGACAGCCAGACAAAATTCGATGCAAGCTTTTTTAAGAATGTAAGAGATGGTAATGGAGTTTTGGAGTCTGATCAGAGACTTTGGGATGATGCTTCTACCCATAATATTGTCCAAAATTATGCTGGCGACATTAGAGGATTACTTGGGTTTAGGTTTGATTTCGACTTCTCTAAAGCTATGATTAAAATGAGTAGCATTGAAGTCAAGACTGGATCAGATGGAGATATCAGAAAGGTTTGCTCTAAGTTCAATTGA
- the LOC110654814 gene encoding SPX domain-containing protein 1: MKFGKSLSNQIEETLPEWRDKFLSYKELKKRLKLIEPNKGGGRPIKRPRLDAGDCTEGAAGGDNKDGMTKEEIDFIKLLEDELEKFNTFFVEKEEEYIIRLKELQDRVAKAKDSNEEMIKIWKEIVDFHGDMVLLENYSALNYTGLVKILKKYDKRTGALIRLPFIQKVLQQPFFTTDLLYKLVKECETMLDRLFPIYESPSLVEAVDGDEGCDPSTSATTKNDGHLRVPKELAEIELMESSYMKSTISALRVLKEIRSRSSTVSVFSLPPLQLTGLEDTWKKVPILEQVAK; encoded by the exons ATGAAATTTGGCAAGAGCCTTAGCAACCAGATCGAGGAGACCTTGCCTGAATGGCGAGACAAGTTCCTTTCCTACAAGGAGCTCAAGAAGAGATTGAAGCTCATAGAGCCAAACAAAGGTGGAGGTAGGCCTATCAAACGCCCCAGATTGGACGCTGGAGATTGTACAGAGGGCGCCGCCGGAGGAGACAATAAAGATGGTATGACAAAAGAGGAGATCGATTTCATTAAACTGTTGGAGGATGAGCTCGAGAAATTCAACACCTTCTTCGTGGAGAAGGAGGAGGAGTATATCATCAGATTGaag GAGCTGCAAGATAGGGTGGCAAAGGCAAAGGATTCCAATGAAGAGATGATAAAAATATGGAAGGAGATTGTCGACTTCCATGGAGACATGGTTTTGTTGGAGAATTATAGTGCCCTTAACTACACAG GATTGGTAAAAATACTCAAGAAGTATGACAAAAGAACTGGCGCTCTCATTCGCTTGCCCTTCATCCAGAAGGTCTTGCAACAGCCCTTCTTTACCACTGACCTGCTGTACAAGCTTGTGAAAGAGTGTGAGACAATGCTTGATCGCCTTTTCCCCATATATGAATCACCATCATTGGTTGAAGCAGTTGATGGGGACGAAGGATGTGATCCTTCAACTTCGGCTACAACCAAGAATGATGGTCATCTCAGAGTGCCCAAAGAACTTGCAGAGATTGAACTTATGGAGAGTTCATATATGAAAAGCACCATTTCAGCATTGCGGGTTTTGAAGGAAATTCGGAGCAGAAGCTCTACTGTTAGTGTATTTTCATTGCCACCGCTGCAGTTGACTGGGTTGGAGGATACTTGGAAGAAGGTTCCCATTCTAGAACAGGTGGCCAAGTAA